The proteins below come from a single Henckelia pumila isolate YLH828 unplaced genomic scaffold, ASM3356847v2 CTG_270:::fragment_3, whole genome shotgun sequence genomic window:
- the LOC140870888 gene encoding uncharacterized protein, with protein MMRQVVLRQPGSMVDRRQPLLQSSDYSSRGGLRKVRLAEVAGGTAAECAAVCCCCPCGLVNLLVLAVYKVPAGLCRKALRRKRRRRLMKKGLLPPRKCGCDDKEPQIHPLSSPVAIVNALESGLDNKEVLELEKEMWDKFYSTGFWRSSSQRSETLHQ; from the coding sequence ATGATGAGGCAAGTGGTGTTGCGCCAGCCGGGTTCAATGGTGGACAGGCGGCAGCCGCTGTTGCAGAGCTCGGACTATTCATCGCGGGGTGGATTGAGGAAGGTGAGGCTGGCGGAGGTGGCGGGAGGGACCGCGGCGGAATGCGCGGCGGTGTGCTGCTGCTGCCCCTGCGGCCTCGTCAACCTCCTCGTGCTGGCCGTGTACAAGGTTCCGGCGGGGCTGTGCCGCAAGGCCCTGAGGCGTAAGCGCCGCCGCAGGCTGATGAAgaaagggctgctgccgccgcGCAAGTGCGGCTGCGACGACAAGGAGCCACAGATTCATCCGCTGTCAAGCCCCGTCGCCATTGTTAATGCTCTGGAATCAGGTTTGGATAACAAAGAAGTGCTGGAACTGGAGAAGGAGATGTGGGATAAATTTTACAGCACTGGTTTCTGGAGGAGTTCTTCCCAAAGAAGTGAAACGTTAcaccaataa